The Candidatus Lokiarchaeota archaeon region GATTCAGCAACCCGATAACCTTCGACTTTCAGTCAACCTCGCAAACTGGCTTGTTTCTTGGGATGCAGATGTCTTGGTACATCAAAGCTATCACATCAGCCATTTACCTGCCGGCGGGAGTGAGTATCGCTCTTCTCTTTCAAGGGCCCTCAATGAATTAGAAATAGATTTCATGCTCCACACTGTTTCTTCCTACCTGAATCAGAGCTTGCATCTGAAATCATGGGATTTAGTCATCATTGATGCTTCTTATTTCTCGCTTGGGCCGTATTATAATGACATTCAAATCTACCTTGAGTCGGGTGGGAATCTCATTATGCGGGATTTCTATTTCTATGCAGAAGCAGAGACAAGTGTCCATGACCTAGGCCTTTTCAGTTATCTTGGATTTGAAGGGACCGGTTCCAGGATTACGAGTGGACCTCTTGCAGTTTATCCTTGGCAATCAGGTCATCCCATATTCAATCATCCCATTGAATACGATGCAAACAACATCTCCTCGGATAATAACAACTTCTACACTGATTTCACAAATGTAACCCTTTTTGACAATGCCACTGGTGTCGCGGGTATAACACCGACTCCTCAAGAGAACCAATCTGCGATTGTTCTGAGTGTCAACGGAAGAGCTTTGTGCAACATGTTTGCCATTGGGGCTTACACTGATGATACCGACGATTCAACATACGCAGACAACTATGAGCTCTGGCTGAACGAAATTGCATTCATGATGCGACCTACAATCAACAGCCCAAGTGATATGAGTATCGAGGTATTTGAAACCGGGGAATCGATTACGTGGACTCCCTCAAGCGAAAGACCTTACTCATACACGATCGAACGCAATTCAGTCGAAGTAGAGAGCGGCTCTTGGGACGGCGGGCAAATCATCTATGAGCTTGAAGAGAACAGCCTTGGATTAATCGAGTTCGAACTAACCGTCTATGACAGCGTTGGTTCGTTCACAACAGACGAAGTTATGGTGACGGTAGTGGATACAACTTATCCATCTTTTGTGGATGCACCTGATAACCTGTACTACGAAGAGGGAAAGGCTGAGCACTTGGTGAACTGGTCATTCACGGAGGATTTCCCGGATTCTTTTGTTTTCTACATCAATGGTACGGTAGAAGACAGCGGTGCTTGGGATGGCTCAAAGATTTCTGTAAACGCTGGAGGGCTGAGTGTTGGCGTCTGGAATTTAACCATCGCGGTTAATGATACTTCAGACAACTTGGCAACTTCATCAGTCTACCTTACCGTTGCCGAAGATGCCGCAACTACAACCACTACAACGACAACTACTACGACAACTGGAGAAACAACTACTACCACGTCGCCCCCAGAAGGAATGGATTACATATTCATCTTGGTTGCGTCTGCAATAGGTGCAGCTGTGGTGATTGTCATCATCATCTGGATGAAGAAGAAGTAACTCACCTAGAACGCGTGCGAGAGCCATGCAAGTGGCTCTCCTGCTCCTTTTTTTGCGGGAGTTTTCCCAGTCCGATTCTGATGCATCAATAATTTGCCTAAGAGGAGACAAAGAGATATGGATGGTCTCACTTATCCTCGGATTGAATTACTTCTTTGCTTTCTTGCGGAGTTGTCTAACCGCTTCCCGGACATCCTCTTCATCGACTTCTTCTGACATTACTTCCACGTCTTCAGAAGAAGCTAGCCCCGAGGGGGCCTCAGCTTTCATCGCTCGTCTTGTCATTCCTTTTGATCGAACGGCGGCAACCAAGTCCGCAATCTTATCCTCCGTGAGGTCTTCTTCATTGAGTTCCTCCATCGAGATTCCCAAATCCTCCAAAATCGACTTTTGGATTGCAAGCTTGTCGATTTCTTCAACAGCTATACCCGTAATGACCTTAACTAACAACTCGGCTTCCTTAAGCGGTATGAAGCGGCCCTTTGTTCCTTCAGCAATTCTTACGAATGTTCCAATTGCATTCTCGTAGGTGCTGATTTCAGGAAAACAGCCTACCGTGTGGACAACAATCCCTTGGTCGTATGCCTTCTCAACTTCTTCTTCCCACTTTATTCCTTCGGGACAGCCATCTGACCAGTTATCGTTTGGCTCTACTCCGTGTGGAGGTGCGTCTCCTATCAGCACTACGATTTTGGCGGAGTCAAGTAGGAATTCCATGCGATTGGCCACCTCTAGCGCGTCAGCGACCGCTTCAGGGCCGTCGCCGCCACCGTCTGCGTTCATGGCCATGATATTCTTCTCTATTCTTTGAGTGTCACTTGTAAGCTCGTTCTTCTTCGTTACATAGGTCTTCTCTTGCGGAGGGTGGTCTCTGTAGCTCACCAGTCCTATGCGGAGTCGATGGCACAATTCTTCCCTCTGGATTGTACGGATGATTTCCAATATCTTCTGTTTCGCGTTATTGATGTATGGGCCCATGGATCCTGTGTTATCTACTGCAAACACAATGTCCAACTGACCGAGTCTTTCTGACACGCTATTCTCCTCTCGTATTCCTCTCCCACACGAGGATATGAGGTTATTGTGTGGCTTCAAAGTCCGAGTCCTAGCCATGGCCTGAGTAATACGATTCTCTACCTTGCGAAAAATGGCAATCTCTATAATCCATTCTTGAATTCAATAATCACTTGATGGTTCTCCATTGAGAGTGTGAAGCGCGAAAACAAGAACTGCAAACAACATAGGTGAATCTAATAGAGGAGTGTATGTGATGGAGCTGGGTATCACAATCGTTAATCTGGGGCTATTTGCAGGAGGTCTTGCCCTGCTGGTATACAGTGCAGACATATTTGTTGAATATGCCTCACAATTGGCGGTAGAACTAGGCATATCAGAACTTACCATCGGCCTGACGATTGTGGCGATTGGGACTTCAATGCCTGAAATCATTTCTAGCCTCGTGGCAATTCTCGCAGGAAAGCCATCTTTGGCCTTCGGAAATGTTATTGGTAGCTTTTTGGCTAATTTGACTCTCATAATTGGCTTGAGTGCGCTGATCTCTCCGCTGTCTTCAAATGCTGTTGTCCTTGAACGTGATTCGAAAATTATGATACTTGCCATACTCGGGCTTGTTGCAGCCTTGCTGGAACCTATTTCTCCGGGTGTGATTTCATTCTGGGAAGCTCTGCTCTTGCTTCTGTTGTTCGTCACTTATCTCGCGTTTCTCTATTCACAACGGGAGGAGTCCTTGTCTTCATTTCAGTTTCCGGTTTTTATCGATTATTTGATCCGACTGCGTTTTCTGACAACTATTCGAGGTTTGCTACGAAAACCAGTTCGACCGCCTCGACGCGTATCCGGAACTACTAACCAAGAAGAAAGCAGTGGAGGTCTCTTGGCGAAATACAGTGTGATTGTACTTGGGAGTCTTATTCTGATTGTAATTGGCGCACAGGCGTTAATCATCGGAGTTGATTACATTGCTACTGAATGGAGAATTAGCGAGGGGCTTGTTGGTCTTACCCTCGTCGCCATTGGAACCTCTCTACCGGAGTTGGCAGTCTCCATCAACAGCGCCAGAAGAGGCTTTGGACGACTCTTAATTGGAAATGTAATTGGGAGTAACATCGTCAACATAACGCTGGCATTGGGCATTGGTGGATTGCTATCCGGCATAGAAGTGGGTATGTTACAGGGTCTGGTCATGGCGCAACTTGCTGCAGCCGTTGCTCTGGTCTTTCATTATGTCATCCGGCGAGATTGGCGTGTCACTCGGAATGAGGGAATTTTGCTTCTCTCTCTCTTCTTTCTCTCACAGCTTGTCTTAATCGTTATTTCGTTGCTTCCAATCGCCTGACCCTCCAGCATTCCTAGCAATCTCCGTTATCTTGTCGATATCGGGCTGTGATTCATCCTCTTCCCTGATCCATCGGTAAATGATTGTACCATTCCTGTCTACCACAAATACGCTAGGACGTGCAACCATCCTCAGTCCATCCATCTTTTCTGCTAGAACGCCAAACTTCTCCACTACTTCTCTATTGAAATCGCACAGGATTCGGAACGGAATGTTTTCCTCGTCAACAAATGTGTCAATTGTTGCCATGGGTTCAGTCACGATTCCTACGACTCCTACATTGTCTCTCTTCAGCGCCTGGTGTAGTTTCTTGAAGATATGGACTTGGTCTTCTGTGTAATCGGAGAAGGTTTCAGATAGGAATACAAGAACTATGACCTTTCCGGCCATATCTGACAGGTCGAATTCACT contains the following coding sequences:
- a CDS encoding VWA domain-containing protein, translating into MARTRTLKPHNNLISSCGRGIREENSVSERLGQLDIVFAVDNTGSMGPYINNAKQKILEIIRTIQREELCHRLRIGLVSYRDHPPQEKTYVTKKNELTSDTQRIEKNIMAMNADGGGDGPEAVADALEVANRMEFLLDSAKIVVLIGDAPPHGVEPNDNWSDGCPEGIKWEEEVEKAYDQGIVVHTVGCFPEISTYENAIGTFVRIAEGTKGRFIPLKEAELLVKVITGIAVEEIDKLAIQKSILEDLGISMEELNEEDLTEDKIADLVAAVRSKGMTRRAMKAEAPSGLASSEDVEVMSEEVDEEDVREAVRQLRKKAKK
- a CDS encoding calcium/sodium antiporter: MELGITIVNLGLFAGGLALLVYSADIFVEYASQLAVELGISELTIGLTIVAIGTSMPEIISSLVAILAGKPSLAFGNVIGSFLANLTLIIGLSALISPLSSNAVVLERDSKIMILAILGLVAALLEPISPGVISFWEALLLLLLFVTYLAFLYSQREESLSSFQFPVFIDYLIRLRFLTTIRGLLRKPVRPPRRVSGTTNQEESSGGLLAKYSVIVLGSLILIVIGAQALIIGVDYIATEWRISEGLVGLTLVAIGTSLPELAVSINSARRGFGRLLIGNVIGSNIVNITLALGIGGLLSGIEVGMLQGLVMAQLAAAVALVFHYVIRRDWRVTRNEGILLLSLFFLSQLVLIVISLLPIA
- a CDS encoding redoxin domain-containing protein, encoding MVEPVLCVLNHWINRNGKGWIIHTMSENFEQDPEQPLHVGEEAPDFHLQASDCSEFDLSDMAGKVIVLVFLSETFSDYTEDQVHIFKKLHQALKRDNVGVVGIVTEPMATIDTFVDEENIPFRILCDFNREVVEKFGVLAEKMDGLRMVARPSVFVVDRNGTIIYRWIREEDESQPDIDKITEIARNAGGSGDWKQRNND